GAATAATCAAAGTTTTTAGGATGAGGAGATAATCTTGGTTTGTGCTTATAGAAGCTTGAGGGCACATCACTTTTAGCAATGTGTTTTGGATCTTGAACACTAGGAGGTCTCTGTACATAATAACTTGTTGAAGCTTGGGTATTATGAGGACCTGCCGACATTTTGGTGGCCTCTGGTAAAGTACTCGGTCCATTCTGCACAAGCAAATTCATATGGAAAGAAATAAGTTTTCAAGCAAACCATTACATCTCTAACAAACAAATAACATTCGACCATATTTCTCCAAGAATGATCCTAAGCATTGATTGTATGTTGGCAcgtcaaacaaaaaaaagaaaaaacctaatttgCACTATTCTACTCTTACCATCAAGTTGTCATAAACCTTTGAATCTTTTGCTCCAAATGATTCAGGGTCCCACTTAATGTTGTGTTCCTCAGCAATTGCAgtcaaaattttgagtttggTTGGGCCATCTGGTGCTTTGACAGATAACTTGTCAACCAACTAAAAGGAAAGGATCAATCAATAGTAGTATTATAGAACCTTAAGTTACATTTCAATCAATGTTTGTTAACCcgtttatgttcatgaaaacCCACCATTCGACCAACACCAGAATCAGGATGCAGCTCAAGAGCTGAAGTAGTAAAATCTTTTCCGTATTTTGTTGTAAGATGTTTGGTGACATCCTTGAGTTCTGGTATCTCCTCACACCTTGCAGATGCGAAAATGACACTTGAAATTGCTTCTTTCAAGTCAATTGGGCAGTTTCTGAATGATCAAGTTTGTTAGCGATTGACATAATTTAATCTGGTCGAAAAACTAAAACTCTTATAAGATCATCCTCTTTATTAACTAGCCATAATGCATTTATCCATGATTAGCTTTCTATACATTTAAGCACACATATCCAGCCAGTTAAATAAACAGGCATTCAAAACTCTTGCAGGAGGATAGAAATCAAACTAGTTTTTGGCAGCTCAATCAAATGTCAGGTAAAGAGTTTTAAAGACCAAGGGGAAAGGTTTATTCTCCGCATTTAAATTCCTAATTTCATATTACCCAAGCTTGAAGTAAATACTAGACAAAAGTAtgctaaagttttttttttaacattaatctctTTATAAGTTCGTatcatatctgttttttttatacaatgacTAGAACTACCCGTACCcctcccaacccttaaataagaggcataattcaatataaatctCAAgttaaaagtgaataaaatcgAAATATGAAATACTAAAGGAAGTACTTTTACACACTTTTGAGACTCAATGCTCGGCATACGTGCCACAATGAGTTCACAATATATCTCAAGAAGATCATATGCTACCATGGTTTTTTCTTCCCTAACGACATGCTCCAcctgaaaaacaaaataaacaccaccaccaccaccagattacaaaaagaaaataataataataaaatcatgtttatcaacttttttttttaaatcagtACCCGAATTCGGGCAGTTTGATCCTGCCCTGACTCCAGTAATTGAGACAATTCCCTCTTGAACTGCTTAAACTGTGCTTCCTTCTTGTTCCTCATTACCTTTATTCGCGGTATGGCTAGCTTTAAAGCTATCTTGCTGCATAAATTCAAGGGGAAAAACCATATGATCACATCCTCTTCAATCCAAAAACCACTTTAAGGAAACAATTactaaaatagaattaagaaaataatttaccatttttctGGCTTGAAGCGCCTGCGAAGCATTTTGATTATTTAGGGAGCGTGATAAGGAGAGAATGGTTTTGTCTTCAAATCTTTTTCGAAGACACCATGAAAACAAACtgagttttgattttgatttaaggaaaTTAAGATGTTAGAgctgaataaaaaaaatgttaataggaaattgaaaatgtaggtttttctttcttcattcttttttcccaacatttttttctatttttaaattttatcctgAGTGTTAAGTCTGTAAACGAATTCCATTACAACACTCACTCAAATTAGGGAATGGCGCAATATAAGGAAGACGTAGAGTTGTGGCGTCAAATAAACGATTTAGGGGTTGGAAATTATTTCCATACATTTGCTTACCCATTGCGGTGTGtgtcttcttttttcttccaaaTGCCATTTTAGTATTACGTTAAAGGAAGATCAGGGTTCAGCGCCATGCAAGACCAGCACGAGTGTAACATCAAAGGTTCCACCATGTACATTGCTTAATGATAGATAGGTCAACTTTAGGCAGAGGTGGAGCCAATTCACCCacaaaattttttgagttacaaaaaaatttaattgaagaatcaagaaaattttgaataataatacccataattattttaaaacaaattaatttatatcaaaaaaaattaatttctcttcaagcaataaaattcaaaagacttaaataaaaaattaactataaattactaattttttgataaaaatgacacTCAAACTCTGATTCAGGTAACACTTTTGGTCCAACCATTAACTCCATTAAAAAATGTCTATTGCCGATTATATTATGGCACgtgacattttaattaaaataaaataataaatttattattaactaaaaatatatctttttcCAATCCCTCCATCTTATCTTATTTTCCAACCACCTGTCTTCCTACCCATTGCTTCCAAGATATACACTTCTTCTTCATCAAAAGTACACTAGAAAATAGACTCCAAAAATTCTATTAACGACAACTTTATACACCCCCACTTCTCCTAGCATGTTCAACAGTCGCAAACTCCTCCTTAGATAATACAAACAACAAAGCTAACTGAAACTGTTGAAAGAACACCGATGAGTAAAACCATAAGCTGTGATGAAAAATACTTTGGCTTTGTTCATCCTGCTTGAAGACTTGGAATTCACTTTTAGTTGTGCATTATTGAGTGGGAAACGCGTCACTATCCGCACCAATTTTACCTTCTAACAATTGTAAAAAAGATACCAATTATTGAAaccttttcttttagttttttaataattttgtaataatcctacatttaattatattatacattgatttattgaatattaatgcattaatttatatgaatttttcagatattttaatttcttaaaatttgacCCATAATCCAAATTTCATGGCTGCGGATAGACCAATTGGCAGTTCAGCTAACACCCTACTATACCACCAATCAGTGGCATGAAATAATTGGAATaatcaaagaaagaagaagaatggGGTGCAGTACATTATGCTGACATATCCAGAAACACAACAGTAAGGCTTACCAAGCTTAAGCCATTTCgactataaaaattattcagGCTAGCAAGTTAACCACTGATTTCTCAGCTTCAAAAATTTCACCGAAACAAGAAAAATGTGCATCTAAAGTGGCCGCAATTCAATCATGCAAACGATGATAAAAGGCATACACATCCATCAGACTCCCTGCCTTCTACTAGCTGATTTTCCTTAGGGATAGTAACCAGTAAAAGTAAAACCCCTTCCCACTATCTCACCAGCACAAAACCATGCAAAGCATTCCAGTCCAAACAATGCAGCAATACCAGCATCTTCAACCTTCAGTTCTTGCCTATTCTTCCACAGATTCTTGACATAATCAAGCTCCTTCCAGAATGCCTCGTTACGGCCAGGGATACTGCAAAATTTACACCAATAAGAGTTATTCTGATACGTCCTCAGGTTTCTGATGTTTAGATGGTATAAACACAGCAAAAAGGTACAAGGAGCCGTATGATTAACTCTTTGTAACATGCCCAATCATAAACAAACCAGCCAAGTTGTTTTGTTCCTTAATTCTTTTCTGTTCAGAAGTTCATAGGATGTCACTAGCAAAGTCCCAGAAATTCCCATGATGTTGAAGAGAATGCACAATCGCATTAGTAGGTTCTCGTCAACTCAATAGTTGACATATTTATTAATAAGCTGCAAGGCAGCTTTCAACTGCAAACCACAAGCCACAAACGGAGAGAGGAGTaacaaaatgacattttttcAGGGAATTCTGTAAACAATGGTTTCCCCATTCTTCCCCACAGAAATGAATTCTGCTACTAGTAGAAGAAAATCCAAGGTCTTTCATTTTAGTCTAACAAGCCAATAAATTCAATTCTCCTTTAACAATCACATATAGTTTTAGCAGATGCTGATAAAAAGCACCATAATCATTAGCTTAGCAATAGTGTGGAGCCGTGGACAGATACAACTACATGACAAAGTTGCTACCACTGCATGATTTCACTTTACAGCTGAAATTCCATATAAAATAACCCGAGACATTGTCACCTCTATCAAAGACAACTTCTACACTTGATTTATGCCTAAGAAGTACTGCTAGATTCAACTTGATCAATATTTGGACTAGTTATAACATATTTCCTTCACTGCAGTTTTTAATAACtgaattaaaatcattttgttatttcagACCTCAAATCTTAGAGCTCTACAACAGAACTTTGACATGTCAACACAACATAAGTCATGTCTCACTTTCACTTTCTTCATTGCTCAAAACTTTTGGCACTGGAATTGAAAAACATAAAGTCATAAACTTACTCTCCGCACTCTCTATTTGTGAGAGACCAGTATTTGCATATAGATCGAGGGTATGATCCTCCCAAAAAAATTACACAAGTTTATGCATACCTGTATCTAATACTCATCCTCAAGTCCGGTTAACATAAACAGTCAAGCGCTGACACACATTAATTCTAGTTTATATGATAATGTAGGTgcaatacataaataaaatactagCATTTAGTAGTAATTCCTATGCAGGCAGATCCAGTAACTCGGAAAGCAAAATATATGGACACATAGCAACATCAGAGGAAAAGAtactaaaacaacaaattgcTATCAGTTTCTCAAAAATTGAAAGTCTTCATAACCAAAGGCAAGTAACAATTACCTGGCAAGTCGAGTATAAAACAGCTGCTTAGACAGCTCATTGCACTTCTCCACTGTTGGTGGCTCCTGAATATATTGCTTATTCTGCTCCAACAATTGCTTGTAGTAAGCAGTTCCGTTCTTTGCCACAAACTTCGACGCTTGACACGCCTTAGATTGCAACTGCTGCAATTTTGACGCCATCAAAACCTGCAccgtataaaaaataaaataattaaaaacatacacattccttttctttttttctgaaatAGCAGGCAAAGCCTAAGTTAACAacataaatggtgaaattgaaaagaacatgaaattagctaattaaaataacataaaaaaaagcaatcaaaatggaaaaataaaataactgtGGACTGTGATTGAACTTTAAAATCAATAGAtctgataataataataacaataataaagaGAGAATACTGGACTCTAGGagaaagtttgaaataaaataaattgcagATCTAAGAGAAGGAAGTGAATTTTACCTTCgatgagagaaaaagagagcGCGTTATCGATTGAAGGCAAAGACGATAGATAGGTGAGTGGAGGACTGCTCTTGGCTTCTAACGCCGCTTTACCTTAGAAAGAAGACCCACGCTTCTGGGATCGGTGGACTCGTTTGCTAATGACCccttttagggttttaatttagggtctatttttctttcatgtaaTTTATAGGGATCATTTTGCAATTCCActgaattagttttaatttttgtttaatataaaaacagctatgtgagattaaatactatagttatattataattttagacaaaaagtttaaataaattgtacattttcaaatattgttttaattactATCATATTAGtgtaaaacaatatttaatattattataataaacatttttatcaattcaatattcaaatATCGTTTCACTTcatctaattaataaaataataataatatcaattaatttcAAACTTTCTTTATGATTTATGAATATGTCACTCtaaatttaagattatttatcattattttaaatgcgcatattttaattatttagtctATTGTACATATTTATGCAAGTAATGTATTTAGAATATTACAAATCGTacataattctaaataatttatatactcaccaagaaaattaattcaatatacaatataatttcactttatctaattaatgaaaagaaatattatctaaaataataactaaaaacataattaatatatactaattaaatatAATGCTAATAACAAATTTCTAATCACTATTAAAacatttgtaaaaattataaaagattttgataaattgtttactattcaattttttaatgttcaatAAACTGACAATAATGAATTgtagataatatataaataatgtaaatataatatattatttataaaaatatagtatttataaaatcttaaatatgaaatataaaattacttggtgtataaataattaaaatttgctatcgaaaatgtaatatatattacttttctttttaccttttGGCTAAtggaaacataataatttaaatataaattaatttaataaaattttaatttataagtaataggttttaataaattattttagtaaaattgattttttatttataaacgTAATaactcttataaataaaaaatatttgaaatgaaaaattcaataatataatgaaCAATAAAGATTGTATTGATAATTCAAAAGTTTCTTCCAACTCgtacttatatattttagtttttaatgtcATATGTGTTATGTGCAAGAACATGAAATGTCCCAATCAATTGTTGAAGTAGAAAGTGCATCCTCTATGAAAACATTTCCATGGCATATGTGTTTAATATCATATGTGTTGCGTGTAAGAACATGAAATATCCCAATCCATCATTAAAGTAGAAAGTGCATCCTCTGATGAAGACATTTCCATGGCATGCTCGAAGAACCTCTAGAAggaccaaaaaaacaaaagacatTGCTATGGATGATATGGAGTTGAGCCACTGCTACCTAATGGTTTAAGCCATGAGCCAGGGCATCATGCAATGGTGCAAATCAAAATCTTCTTTGCATTGCAAGTTAATCATTCAAAAGAAGTATGGTGAGTGTATGGTAGGAAAATGAGAAAAACAAAGATACATGCAATTTGAAAATATGCAATCCTTTAGTTAGAGCTTACTAAAGAGTCTTTCAAGCCATCACAAGATCCTATTGTGGGTTCTAACACTAATGGAGGATCCTGATAAAGTTACACGTTAAAGGTTAGGAAGGCCACTTCGTTTAAGAGGTCAATAAAGTTGTCTTTCTTTCTAATAAGCCTTCTGATATGATCAACCCTTTTGCCTCCATTCCTTGCGTTGAAACGGACGGTATGCTTGATCTTGAGTAAGTTGTTTGATCCCTCTACTTTTCCTCTAatcttatttttctatttaatggTAATTGATAATAGATTTGTGTTGAATCTGATGTTtgaagtgtagtatattcattttgtatacttatatttttcgaacaaattgatttaataataacatttattaattatattaatactctttgtatattgtccttaATATTCttgcatgtaaagcaaaatGGGAATAGAAGCACATATTGGCTCACTAGTTAtataatgtttaactaatactaagcggtattacgtggttggatTGTAATACAAAATGACATCTTGTATTAGCAAATGAACTTAAGCATATCATTAATCTAAtcggaaatgagcaaactgGTTGAAAGACTGATATGTCATCTAtaaagtccaattggggagatgttttaTCTTGAGCATCAGAGCGGACGACAcctaaaagatagagacataaatgtaaCTAACTGGAGTGATAAAACATCGGACATGACTCAAGTATAATAGATTCTATATccgtttatagatttattcacttgtgacatttatagtgtgacatacattaatcttgagtggatgatgaacaatgtatgtgtgactcgtatactttaatgtaagtaaaagcccaagttcaaatagataaggaaacGAAAGCTGATGCGTTGGATGTACGACTtttgcagtatgtagcatcattcacaatagtagaattcataACCCAACTAATGAGTAAATGACATCCTCTCGTcagcattacatgatagatgaaaaataaacGTGGTCACGGGTCATTTATCTTTGGGgtaatgacttaattactattttacagtaattgacttttcataaaggaagatatactagttaccatgagataaaataaaattatattagaaaGAATTTATCCCtaagagattaaagatatcctatgagggtaacacattgATGGTAAGGTCATTGGATGCATATTGATTAAGTagttttcgtaatggtatgtaattagggagagctcaatcatgatactatagtggaatgacttcgtgactaaataagtttataattaatagggaaaaagttgaaacttaaatataaattatttacgCCTTAATTACATATATCCAATTGGCCCATCCGCTAGCTTGTTAAAACCAGAAATaaattgcatgtagaaccaaatgagggcaaaatacaaataaaagcccatttttaaaaaatttactgaaatgggccaggtaaaaaattaattaccggAATGACCCTATTTCCCcgaaaacgcgtccacgtcaaTGCATTGTCAAGTGACGAAGCAGGAAAACGCTTCCTTGAGAAAGCGTTTTGCCCGTGTCTCCtgctagggttagggtttttggtttaagggtcagggttagggttttggggttttggggtttttaggtttaggtttttaaagaaaaaattaaataaataagagattagggtttaggatttcttaattaaattaattataaatttttcaaaattagattagggtttcatgtttatagtttttaaagaaaaataattaaattagggtttagagttacttgagtaaattaattaaaaattttaaaaaatcgattagggtttagtgttaatggttttaaagaaaaatcaaataaattagggtctagggttacttgagtaaattaattataaatttttaaaaaaaattagattagggtttagtgtttagaatttttaaggaaaactcaaataaattagggtttgaggtttagggttacttaattaaattatttgttaatttaaaaaagctcccacgtggacgctcttttgCTATTGTAGCTcctgaaaaataatttcgagaagacgtttctgagcaaatagtgtcaaaaacgctttaagcaggatgcaTTGTCAACAATAGTACTAAAAGAAGCTCCCACATGAACGCGCTTTTGTTACAGTagctcttgaaaaaataatttcaagtagacgtttctgagcaaatagtgccaaaaacgctttaagcaggatgctttgtcagcaaaagtattgaaagaagctcccacgtggacgcgcttttgctacagtagctcctATTTGGCCTaaggctataaatgaggcaaatttttttctcagattgcataagttacagcaaaaaaaaaaattagagaggctcagaaggatagaaattgaagatgagtgaacgtattagttctattatttactatgatggtgaggttcgTCACACcaagaatggtgttgtttttttatcgAAGAATGtagtgcgactggtttttaaccagaacatatatttgacagaacttcgtaaaagaattaggcgtaaaatattcagaacgacgccaatgaaagttctgtctatgacgtatcgattttgttcttctgttgatccagtgacatatgactcgttcgacataaaatgtgctcgtagcttggaggcaacgGTGTAGACTCATCTCGCTAGTAGAGCAccctatattgagttatatgtacaatttaaaTCACCAAATGATGCACTTGCGACTGCTGTTCGAGAGGTATACACGAACCCTAcccgacactcggttagtggGTTACAAAACACGTAACACCCCATGTTTGGTAGAAGTATGGAATACACAACCCCTGCACAACACTCTGTCAGTGGATGAGACATGCACATCAGTgggtcgatgtttgatgctggaaatacgtactggggaacagtatcaacttctagtggttgACAATCTACATTCAATTGGAGACGTTatgaaatgcccagaagaagggatgatatactccctacgacgtccaccggtgaggggacctcgtacgttgcagatgatggtgggttagaagatgactccgatatggatccacctcgagagcctaggcccgatggtgcagaagttgcattattttctaaatcGGAGCCTATTCTAACCGAACCTGAAGATGTTGAAGGGGGTTCAGATAAATAAGAAGATCCACGATTCagggcatactcacctccagcccacatgcataatgtcgatctgtctgcagatgatgcgttagagttttcAGTTCTACCACACaggttgcgtgatcgtacaagttcgctACTGGATTCaagtgaatttgaagttggtaatgaGTTTTCCAAcaatgatagttttattggtgcatTGAAACAAAATAGCATTAATAACGGTGTTAACTACCACGTGGTTAAATTCAAagctgataagtttgaggcgaagtgtgtaGTACAAGACGGTACATGTTCATGAAAATCTAGGCCTCGTtgaggaaaaggacagggttgtgggagataaaaaatataaaggtccacatac
This genomic stretch from Gossypium raimondii isolate GPD5lz chromosome 6, ASM2569854v1, whole genome shotgun sequence harbors:
- the LOC105773966 gene encoding uncharacterized protein LOC105773966, coding for MASKLQQLQSKACQASKFVAKNGTAYYKQLLEQNKQYIQEPPTVEKCNELSKQLFYTRLASIPGRNEAFWKELDYVKNLWKNRQELKVEDAGIAALFGLECFAWFCAGEIVGRGFTFTGYYP